Below is a genomic region from Terriglobales bacterium.
GCTGCCGATGACGTCCGCGAAGTAGCGGCGCGATTCGGGCAGGAAGCGTCCGTTCACCAGTTCGTCGAAAATAATGGCATTGATGCGGGAGCGTTGCTCGGGCGTGGGGATGGTGTGCGCCAGGCCGCGAGGCGCGAGCTTTTCGGGATAGACGGGTCCTTCCATCAGGTAACGGGTGCCGAGCACGCCCAGATGGCGGAAGCCGCGGCGCACGGCCTCGTCAGCGACGACTTCGGCGATATGCAGCCAGGGGATGGGTGAGTTCGCGGTGGCGCGCGCGAAGACTTGATGGATGGTGTTATCCGGGCAGATACAGAAATCCGCGCCGATGGAAGCGAGCTTGCCCGCGGATTCGGCCATGAGGTTGGCTACCGAGTCCCAATCGTCACGGTAGAGGCATTCCATGTACCGGCCCAGCGGGAAGGTGTGCATGCTGACTTCGGGATGCTGGTGGGTGCCCATGAGCGCCGGAGCCTCGGTGCAGAGGGTGCGGTAGCAGAGCGCTGCGCCCTCCGCGCTACAGGCGACAATGCCGATGTGCTTGGGCACGAGCTTCAGACGAGCGCGACCTGCTCCTGAAGATCGAAGCCGGCGCGGCGGAGCAGGGAAGCGATATCGGCGGCGCTGAGGCGGGAGGCGTCATACTCGACGCAGATGGTGCGGGCATGTTCGTCGAGTGCGATGCTCCGCACGCCGTAGACCTCGCGCACCGCGGCGAGCGCGCGCAGGTCGCTTTCAGTCGGGGGCAATCCGTAGCGGAAAACAACGTCGACAGCGGTCATGAGTTGACTGGCGCGGCGAGTGTGCGTCTGGTTTGCGCGTCCGCCATCTAATATAGGGCAAGCTTGGCGGAACAGGCTACAGCAACATGGCGCAGATTTTCCCGCCCTGATGCTCCAACAGCGGGAGCATCAAGGGTGGGGAAGCCCTGTTGAGCGGCCGACCCGGCGAGTCGAGAGAACTCGTGCCTGGCAGCCGGGGCTGAGGCCGTGCCCTGATACAAACCAAACCCTAAGCGAGGGCTTATGGCGGAGCACGAACACAATGGACCTGCGGGACATGGAGGGTCGCCGTTCTCGATCGTGACACCCAAGGCGGCGGCAGGTGGCGAGATCGATCCCGTGTGCGGGATGACGGTGGACCCAGCCAAACCCGCCGGGACCGCTGAGCACGACGGCAAGACTTACTATTTCTGCAGCACACATTGCGTCAACAAGTTCAAGGCTGATCCGGCGAGGTATCTCTCGCAAACCGCCAAGTCAGCGATGCCTGTCGCGGCGATGGTGTCGATAGCTCCGGCCAAGGCAGCACCAACCGCTGGCAAGGAAGAGTTGTACACCTGCCCCATGCATCCCGAAGTGCGGGAGAAGGCGGGAACGCCCTGCCCTCTGTGCGGGATGGCACTGGAGCCGCTGGCGCCGCCGGGGCCGCGGGTGGAGTACACCTGCCCGATGCACCCGGAGATCGTGCGCGCGGAGCCGGGAGCGTGTCCCATCTGCGGCATGGCATTGGAGCCGCGGACCATCACCGCGGTGGAAGAGAAGAATCCCGAACTGGAAGACATGGCGCGCCGCTTCTGGACGGGCGTGGCGCTGGGGGCGCCGCTGCTGTTGCTGGCGATGGCCGACATGCTGCTGCCGGGGCAGCCGGTCTCGCACGCCATCTCAGGACGCGTGCTGCTGTGGATGCAGTTCGTCCTGGCGACGCCGGTGGTGCTGTGGTGCGGGTGGCCGCTGTTGGAGCGCGGCTGGCAGTCGCTGGTCCACCGTCACCTCAACATGTTCACGCTCATCGCCCTGGGCGTGGTGGCGGCGTATGGCTACAGCGCCCTGGCCACGCTGGCGCCGGGACTGATTCCGGAGTCGTTCTCGCATCACGGACAGCCCGCGGTGTACTTCGAAGCCGCCGCCGCCATTACGGTGCTGGTGCTGCTGGGGCAGGTGCTGGAACTGAAGGCACGCAGCCAGACCTCGAGCGCCATCCGCGCCCTGCTGGATCTTTCTCCGAAAACGGCGCGGCGATTGCGTGCGGACGGCGGCGAAGAGGATGTCTCGCTCGACCGCGTGCATCCCGGAGACCGGTTGCGGGTCCGGCCGGGGGAAAAGATTCCCGTGGATGGCGTGGTGCTGGAGGGAGCAAGCAGTGTGGACGAGTCGATGATCACGGGCGAGTCTTTGCCGGTGGAGAAGAAACCCGGAGACCGGGTGACCGGAGCCACGGTGAACGGCACGGGCAGCCTGGTGATACAGGCGGAGCGGGTGGGCGCGGAGACATTGCTGGCGCAGATCGTGCGCATGGTGGCAGAGGCGCAGCGCAGCCGCGCGCCCATCCAGCGCCTGGCGGACGTAGTTTCCGGATACTTCGTGCCGGCGGTGGTGGCGATGGCGATTGCGACCTTCGTGGTGTGGTCGCTCTACGGACCGGAGCCGCGGCTGGCCCATGCGCTGGTGAACGCAGTGGCGGTGCTGATCATCGCCTGTCCGTGCGCCTTGGGACTGGCCACGCCCATGGCCATCATGGTGGGAACCGGACGGGGCGCGCGCGCCGGCGTGCTCATCAAGAACGCGGAAGCGCTGGAAGTCCTGGAGAAAGTTAATACGCTTGTGGTGGATAAGACCGGCACGCTGACCGAAGGCAAGCCGAAGCTGATGGCGCTGGAGGCGCTGCCGGGATTCAGTGAAAGTGAGGTCCTGGCACTCGCGGCAAGCCTGGAGCGGGCCAGCGAACATCCCCTGGCGGCGGCGCTGGTGGCCGGTGCACAGGAGCGCAGAGTTCGGCTCGCCGAAGCGCGCGAGTTCAAGTCGGTGACCGGCAAGGGCGTTGCCGGGAAGGTGGACGGCAGGGAAGTGGCGGTGGGGAACGCGAAGCTGTTCGCGGAGCTGGGCGTGGAAGTCGGTGGGTTCGAGGAGCGCGCCGAAGCCCTGCGCCGAGACGGTCAGACCGTGATGTTAGTCGCCGTGGACCGGCGACCGGCGGGCCTGGTGAGCGTGGCCGATCCGGTGAAAGAATCCGCGAAAGCGGCCGTCGAGGCGCTGCAGCGCGACGGGGTGCATGTCGTCATGCTGACCGGAGACAGCCACACTACCGCAGAGGCTGTCGCCCGGCGGCTCGGCATCACGGAGTTCGAGGCTGAAGTGCTGCCGCAGATGAAATCCGAGGTGGTGAAGAAGCTGCAGCAGCAGGGGCGGGTGGTGGCCATGGCGGGCGACGGCATCAATGATGCGCCGGCCCTGGCGCAGGCGCAGGTGGGGATCGCCATGGGAACGGGCACGGACGTGGCCATGGAGAGTGCAGGCATCACGCTGCTGCGGGGCGATCTGCGGGGCATCGTGCGGGCGCGCCGGCTGAGTCGTGGGACCATGCGCAATATCCGGCAGAACCTGTTCTTCGCCTTCATCTACAACGCGCTGGGCGTGCCCATTGCCGCGGGCGTGTTGTATCCGCTGCTGGGGACGGCGGGGTTGCTGAGCCCCATCTTCGCGGCGGCGGCAATGAGCTTCAGCTCGGTATCGGTGATAGGGAATTCACTGAGGTTGCGGGGGCTTTCACTCTGAGATCAGATCCTCCCCACGTCTGCGCCGAAACAACACGGCGCAGGCATGGGGAACCAAGGCGGCGTGGCGCCCGCTTCAGTTCGGAAGGCTGGCGGTGCGGGTCTCGGCGCCGGAGAGCTTTTCCAGGTAGCTGACAATCTCCGGGCTGGTCCAGACGACGGGGCCGACGAACTTGCGGCGGACTACACCCTGCTCGTCGATGATGAAGGTCTCAGGGAAGCCGGTGGTGCGGTACTGCCGCACGCTGTGCTGTTCGGGGTCGCGGACGGTCAATAAATCGATGTTGTAATCGCGGAGAAACTTGTTGTAGGCGTTTTCGTCCACATCCACGCTGACGGCGAGGACGACCACGCGATCCTTCAGGCGGCGCTGCAGGGCGACCAGCGACGGCATCTCATCCACGCAAGGCGGGCACCAGGTAGCCCAGAAGTTCAGCACCACCACCTTGCCGCGGTAGGCGCTGAGGGAGACCGAGCGCACGCCGTCGTTCACGGTGAAATCCGGGGCTTTTTCTCCTATGAAGGCCGGGCGCGGGCCCTTCATGCAGCCGAGGGAGAGCAAGAGCAACGCAAGAGCCAGGGCGGTGAGAAGGAGGGTGGCCGGTGTCGTGCGGATGGGCGCCATTGTCTAGTGCCGTCCCTTTCGGGACTCGATGTCCTTTCCCTGCCTGCCCGGCACTGACGTGCGGGGCTATCGATTTCCCGTCGCTTCCCGACTGGCGGCTGGCCAGCTTCAGGCACTTCTTGTTCTCTGCAAGAGACTGGAGCGCCTAGTTCGTATAATAAATCCTCGCGCTCATGAAAGCAGCGGAATCCGAGGAACGCCAGCCAGCGCAGCCGGAGGTCTCGGTCATCGTACCGGCGCGCAACGAAGAAGCGTGTCTGGGCAGGTGCCTGGAGTCGTTGGTCCGCCAGGAGGGAGTGGAGTTTGAGGTCCTGGTGGTGGACGACGGCTCGACCGATCGCACACGGGAGATTGCGGCCGGATTCGGCGACGTCCGCCTGCTGGAGGCGGACCCGTTGCCGAGCGGCTGGAGCGGGAAATCGAATGCCCTGGCCACGGGGGTGCGACAGGCCCGGGGGCGCTGGCTGCTGTTTACGGATGCGGACACGGTCCATCGGCCCGGTTCGCTGAGGCGAGCCCTACACGAAGCGCAGGAGCACGGAGCGGCCCTGCTCTCCTATTCTCCGGAACAGGAGGTGCAGGGATTCTGGGAGCGAGCGCTGATGCCGGTGGTGTTCGCTGAACTGGCCGCGACTTATCGACCGAAGGAGGTCAGCGACCCGAAATCCGAGGACGCGGCGGCCAACGGCCAGTACCTGCTGATCGCGCGCGAGGCCTATGACGCGGTGGGCGGGCACACGGCGGTGTCCGGCACTCTGCTGGAAGATGTGGCGCTGGCGCGAGCGGTGAAGAAGGCCGGTTTCCGCTTGCGCTTCCGCTATGGCGGCGACGCGGTGCGGACGCGAATGTATCGGACATTGGGGCAGATGTGGGAAGGCTGGACCAAGAACCTGGCAGCGTTGTTCCCGAACCCGCTGTGGCTGGCCGCGACCCGGACTTTGGAGTTTCTGGCGTTGGCGGGAGGCGCGCTGGCAAGCATCCGGCTCGTACCGCGGTTCGCAGAGGGTTGGCTGGCGCTGGCCGCGACGGCGGCGCTCTGGCTTAACTTTGCGCTGCGCATCCGGCGAGCGCACTTCCCCTGGCTTGCCAACGGGGTCGCGGCGGCAGGACTGCCGATTTTCGCGCTCCTTCTGGCCAACTCGTTCATCCATTACAAGCTACGCCGCAATGTAACCTGGAAGGGCCGCCATTACTCCGTTCCCGGGGGAGAAGAAGGTTTGCAGCCCGGAGTCGCACATAAACGACATGGTCTATCTGACGCGTAAGGCCGAATTTGCCGCGGCCCACTTCTATCACAATCCGGAACTCAGCCCGGAGGAGAACCAGCAATTGTTCGGCAAGTGCAACAACCCGAACGGGCACGGGCATAACTACACGCTGGAAGTCACGGTGAAGGGCGAGGTGAGCCCACGCACCGGGTTTGTGCTCGATCTGAAGGAATTGAAGGAAGTCATGAACCGCGAGGTGCTGGAGGTATTGGACCACCGGAACCTGAACAAGGAAGTGGCGGAGTTCCGCCAGCGCATCCCGACCACGGAGAACCTGG
It encodes:
- a CDS encoding amino acid racemase, with translation MPKHIGIVACSAEGAALCYRTLCTEAPALMGTHQHPEVSMHTFPLGRYMECLYRDDWDSVANLMAESAGKLASIGADFCICPDNTIHQVFARATANSPIPWLHIAEVVADEAVRRGFRHLGVLGTRYLMEGPVYPEKLAPRGLAHTIPTPEQRSRINAIIFDELVNGRFLPESRRYFADVIGSLKQQGCDAVVLGCTEIPLILCDADSPLPTLDSTRLLARAALRKALE
- a CDS encoding heavy metal translocating P-type ATPase, with product MAEHEHNGPAGHGGSPFSIVTPKAAAGGEIDPVCGMTVDPAKPAGTAEHDGKTYYFCSTHCVNKFKADPARYLSQTAKSAMPVAAMVSIAPAKAAPTAGKEELYTCPMHPEVREKAGTPCPLCGMALEPLAPPGPRVEYTCPMHPEIVRAEPGACPICGMALEPRTITAVEEKNPELEDMARRFWTGVALGAPLLLLAMADMLLPGQPVSHAISGRVLLWMQFVLATPVVLWCGWPLLERGWQSLVHRHLNMFTLIALGVVAAYGYSALATLAPGLIPESFSHHGQPAVYFEAAAAITVLVLLGQVLELKARSQTSSAIRALLDLSPKTARRLRADGGEEDVSLDRVHPGDRLRVRPGEKIPVDGVVLEGASSVDESMITGESLPVEKKPGDRVTGATVNGTGSLVIQAERVGAETLLAQIVRMVAEAQRSRAPIQRLADVVSGYFVPAVVAMAIATFVVWSLYGPEPRLAHALVNAVAVLIIACPCALGLATPMAIMVGTGRGARAGVLIKNAEALEVLEKVNTLVVDKTGTLTEGKPKLMALEALPGFSESEVLALAASLERASEHPLAAALVAGAQERRVRLAEAREFKSVTGKGVAGKVDGREVAVGNAKLFAELGVEVGGFEERAEALRRDGQTVMLVAVDRRPAGLVSVADPVKESAKAAVEALQRDGVHVVMLTGDSHTTAEAVARRLGITEFEAEVLPQMKSEVVKKLQQQGRVVAMAGDGINDAPALAQAQVGIAMGTGTDVAMESAGITLLRGDLRGIVRARRLSRGTMRNIRQNLFFAFIYNALGVPIAAGVLYPLLGTAGLLSPIFAAAAMSFSSVSVIGNSLRLRGLSL
- a CDS encoding 6-carboxytetrahydropterin synthase; this translates as MVYLTRKAEFAAAHFYHNPELSPEENQQLFGKCNNPNGHGHNYTLEVTVKGEVSPRTGFVLDLKELKEVMNREVLEVLDHRNLNKEVAEFRQRIPTTENLAIYIWQRLEPKLRAARLHRVRVYESPDLFADYYGEP
- a CDS encoding TlpA disulfide reductase family protein — its product is MAPIRTTPATLLLTALALALLLLSLGCMKGPRPAFIGEKAPDFTVNDGVRSVSLSAYRGKVVVLNFWATWCPPCVDEMPSLVALQRRLKDRVVVLAVSVDVDENAYNKFLRDYNIDLLTVRDPEQHSVRQYRTTGFPETFIIDEQGVVRRKFVGPVVWTSPEIVSYLEKLSGAETRTASLPN
- a CDS encoding glycosyltransferase family 2 protein encodes the protein MKAAESEERQPAQPEVSVIVPARNEEACLGRCLESLVRQEGVEFEVLVVDDGSTDRTREIAAGFGDVRLLEADPLPSGWSGKSNALATGVRQARGRWLLFTDADTVHRPGSLRRALHEAQEHGAALLSYSPEQEVQGFWERALMPVVFAELAATYRPKEVSDPKSEDAAANGQYLLIAREAYDAVGGHTAVSGTLLEDVALARAVKKAGFRLRFRYGGDAVRTRMYRTLGQMWEGWTKNLAALFPNPLWLAATRTLEFLALAGGALASIRLVPRFAEGWLALAATAALWLNFALRIRRAHFPWLANGVAAAGLPIFALLLANSFIHYKLRRNVTWKGRHYSVPGGEEGLQPGVAHKRHGLSDA